The following coding sequences are from one Bacteroidota bacterium window:
- a CDS encoding GntG family PLP-dependent aldolase: MRKAMAEAEVGDDVFSEDPTVQALEEEVAALLGKEAALYVPTGCMANQLALNIQTTEGDEVILEYDSHVFNYETTAASFLSRVQLHPVKAADLGRLVVDEVKPAVRETAYYMPVTRLLALENTHNRAGGTVYPVEQVKALSGFAHANNIRMHLDGARLWNACAYAGVEPIEYAKHFDTVSVCFSKGLGAPVGSAVVSSKEMIAKARRMRKIWGGGMRQAGIIAAGALYALRNNRSRISEDHEKARRFAEIIASDAKNVYIDMSRVQTNIILLGVNGKAAGDAELAKLSERGVRLSMGSHGLLRAITHLDVSLVECEQAARTIVEVLG; encoded by the coding sequence CGACGATGTTTTCTCGGAAGACCCGACGGTCCAGGCGCTGGAGGAAGAGGTGGCGGCGCTGCTCGGCAAAGAAGCCGCACTCTATGTGCCGACCGGCTGCATGGCGAACCAGCTCGCGCTAAACATCCAAACGACCGAAGGCGATGAGGTCATCCTCGAATACGACTCGCACGTTTTCAATTATGAGACGACCGCCGCGAGCTTCCTCTCGCGCGTTCAGCTCCATCCGGTCAAGGCTGCCGATCTTGGCCGGCTTGTCGTGGACGAGGTGAAACCGGCGGTTCGGGAGACTGCATATTACATGCCGGTCACCCGGCTGCTGGCGCTCGAAAATACGCACAATCGCGCGGGCGGAACAGTCTATCCCGTCGAGCAGGTGAAGGCGCTGAGCGGGTTCGCACACGCGAACAACATTCGCATGCATTTGGATGGCGCGCGATTGTGGAATGCCTGCGCATACGCCGGAGTCGAGCCGATCGAGTATGCGAAACATTTCGACACCGTCTCGGTCTGCTTCTCGAAAGGACTCGGCGCGCCGGTGGGTAGTGCCGTCGTCAGTTCAAAAGAGATGATTGCGAAGGCGCGTCGCATGCGCAAGATCTGGGGCGGAGGGATGCGGCAGGCCGGAATCATCGCGGCCGGTGCCCTCTATGCGTTGCGCAACAACCGCTCGCGCATTTCGGAAGATCACGAGAAGGCGCGCCGCTTCGCGGAGATTATTGCGAGTGATGCAAAGAACGTTTACATTGATATGTCCCGCGTACAGACCAATATCATACTTCTTGGTGTGAACGGAAAGGCTGCTGGAGATGCAGAGCTTGCAAAGCTCAGCGAGCGTGGAGTGCGCCTCTCAATGGGTTCGCACGGACTCTTGCGCGCCATCACGCATCTTGATGTCTCACTCGTAGAATGCGAGCAAGCGGCACGCACGATCGTCGAGGTATTAGGCTGA